TGGGGCAACCGCGATAAAGTTTCATCGAACACCCACCAGTGTCTTAGTTGTTTCAAGAGGCTGACAATTTGAAAATCCTTATTTAGCTGTGTGACGAACGTGTCGGGAGCAGAACCTTAACTAGCTAGAGCGCCCTGCACGCTGCAGGATTTGGCCATTTGACGATTGACCACCGGAAGGTGGACCTAGCTTGGAAGAAGCCAGGGACCTCGGCAGGGTGATTTTCATTCCGATGGCATTGGCCCAACCGGTTGCGGTACGGAGCGGGTAGCTGAGCGGCGACCCACGTTGTTCTCGAGGGAATTGAGCCCCTTAATCGAACAGTAGCGACTATCGAGGGTGTCCGTCCTTCCTAATCGAGTGAGATTCTTTGCCGATGAACAGAAAGCAATTCATCCAGTCCAATGGAGCGGAGTGTGCGAACTGGACATGGAGCTGGTCTTTTGTGAACCACGCCAACAAAATGGTCATATTTGGACTGTGGGAACAGTATGACCACGGGGGCTTGGGCTTACTGATGGCGAAGGACTGGGCCATCAGCAACCGGGGAAGAAAGCAACCAGGGTATGCGCAAGCCGTGCATCATCTCAACTTAGTCGCGGACAAAGGCTACATACTGTTTACATTTCCTATCCGGCCCAAGTTTGGTGTGGAAAAGCGTGACACCCTCGAACCAACCAAGATATCCAGTTTCAAGCCGGAGTTGACGCAGAAAGTTCTTATTGTCCTAGGCGGCGGTTGGTACGCAGCGCCCGCTGGACAATCCAGCATCCCAGACGAGGAAGTCAGCTCCGGCGAGCTCCTTTTTGAAGGAGCTGTCCAATCGACTACTGTGAACGCTTACGAGCGCAACGCTGGAGCTCGCCAAATGTGTTTGGATCATTTCGGACACACCTGCTGCGTATGCGCATTTGACTTCGAGCACGTCTATGGAGAGCTGGGAGCGGACTACATCCATGTTCACCATATCATTCCGCTCAGTGAAATAGGGGAAGAGTACGCGATTGACCCCACAGCAGATTTGGTGCCGGTATGCCCGAACTGCCACGCGATGATCCATAGGACACGCCCAGCCCTGACCATAGAAGAACTAAAATCGCAGATAGAAAAGGCCTCTCCTGCGCATGGTCAGCATCGAGGGTAGAATACCAAATTAGTAGGCTAGGAATCACAACTTCCATACAATTCGTGTACAGACTGTTTCTAGCTATATGTGGTTTTGTCAGAGCGCGCCTCTACTCTTATTGCCTAGCGTGAAATCTAGAGCACAGCTTCGGCTCCAAAATCGAAAGTCACTTTGATGTCTATTGAACCATATGAGCCATGG
The genomic region above belongs to Pyruvatibacter sp. and contains:
- a CDS encoding HNH endonuclease, which produces MNRKQFIQSNGAECANWTWSWSFVNHANKMVIFGLWEQYDHGGLGLLMAKDWAISNRGRKQPGYAQAVHHLNLVADKGYILFTFPIRPKFGVEKRDTLEPTKISSFKPELTQKVLIVLGGGWYAAPAGQSSIPDEEVSSGELLFEGAVQSTTVNAYERNAGARQMCLDHFGHTCCVCAFDFEHVYGELGADYIHVHHIIPLSEIGEEYAIDPTADLVPVCPNCHAMIHRTRPALTIEELKSQIEKASPAHGQHRG